One Longimicrobium sp. DNA segment encodes these proteins:
- a CDS encoding diacylglycerol kinase family protein, which yields MPIDRFYVVLNPTAGRGAAARMRALLARELAGVEHVVAETSARGEAAEVAEAAARGGWPAVVAVGGDGTVHEVVNGLMLAAGDGPPAALGILPVGSGNDFARLAGVPTDPVQALRRIVAGAWRQVDVGSVNGRWFSNGVGIGLDARVAIEVDRRRRFRGLAMYLHALSKVLRVYEPPRMRVEIDRQEAGDGPMTLVTIGNGGRHGGGFWICPDARIDDGVLDVCMCDGLGTLGILRFLPQVLRGTHTGATCVRMRQAHHVRVTSPDPLPVHADGEIIAEDAREVSIEIHPGRLQVLV from the coding sequence GCGCATTGCTGGCGCGCGAGCTGGCCGGCGTGGAGCACGTGGTGGCGGAAACGTCCGCACGCGGTGAAGCGGCGGAGGTGGCGGAGGCGGCGGCGCGCGGCGGCTGGCCCGCCGTGGTGGCGGTGGGCGGGGACGGCACGGTGCACGAGGTGGTCAACGGGCTGATGCTGGCCGCGGGCGACGGGCCTCCTGCGGCCCTGGGGATTCTGCCCGTCGGCAGCGGCAATGATTTCGCCCGGTTGGCGGGTGTGCCGACGGACCCGGTGCAGGCGCTGCGGCGCATCGTCGCGGGTGCCTGGCGGCAGGTGGACGTCGGCAGCGTGAACGGGCGCTGGTTCAGCAACGGCGTCGGGATCGGGCTTGATGCGCGCGTGGCCATCGAGGTGGACCGCCGCCGGCGCTTTCGTGGCTTGGCGATGTACCTTCACGCGCTTTCGAAGGTGCTTCGCGTCTACGAGCCGCCGCGGATGCGGGTGGAGATCGACAGGCAGGAGGCGGGGGACGGGCCCATGACGCTGGTCACCATCGGGAACGGCGGCCGCCACGGGGGCGGGTTCTGGATCTGCCCCGATGCGCGCATCGACGATGGCGTGCTGGACGTCTGCATGTGCGACGGACTGGGGACGCTGGGTATCCTCCGCTTTCTTCCGCAGGTGCTGCGCGGCACGCACACCGGCGCCACGTGCGTGCGGATGCGCCAGGCCCATCATGTCCGCGTCACCAGCCCGGACCCGCTCCCGGTGCATGCGGACGGCGAGATCATCGCCGAAGACGCTCGCGAGGTTAGCATCGAGATTCATCCCGGACGCCTCCAGGTGCTGGTGTGA